GTTTCGCAACCTCGCACTAAATAGTTCGTTTCTcgacatgaaaatattaaaaaaaaactgtttcttATACGAAATTCGTAACACAAGCTCAATGGCTTTTAgtgacaattttatttcatattttgcaACTTTCTGCTTAAGTATATTTCTAAATAGCACTTCTACCACAATTTTTTGTCACAATAAAATCAATCATCACATAATTTTAATTCGGAATGAACGAAATTTGAGAATGGCAACTAATATATAACTTTTGTTATGAGCCCTTCATTATATTGTCCATAAGTTATATCATAAACAAACCATGTgccaaacattaaaatatattgtagagGAGTCCAAGCGACGATTGTCAGATTAATTCTAGTGCGTCCAGAATAACATAAGAGGGACAAACGTGCACCTTGTGAAATGCTCCCAACACATCTGAGccctgtaaaaaaaattattggttAGAACAACTCGAGCGCGTCTGATTGAGATAAGATAATTAtatgcagtaatgtgtgaatTTCAATAATCAAACAATTTGAGCGTTGCATAAGGAAATTGGAAAGTCACAAAAATTTCAAACCGTCAGGTTATGGGAATTCCTCTACATAGTTGCCAGGCTATGGATCAGGACGACAAGGACATTAAGATGAACCATCTGTATAATAGTATGACGTGTTGAGTATTTCATGACCACTATATTTCTTTTGCATTTTCAGAAACTGTTCATAGCTTTTGGTAACGTCCAAATAGTCAGTCTTTTGAATATGATACAATAGGGTTCACTTAATATCTCATCTAAATGACGCGCTATATAagattttttctattttctacCCCTTCGTATGGCCACTCCCAccatgcaaaaaaataaattaatattataccatTATTAGAAACACGTGGGGCGCATATAATATCTGAAGCGCTTTACAGACTCCTCCCACCAGTGACAGGGTGGGGTACACGtgatttaaactttttttctttttagcatCTAATCTATACAACAATCCCATAGGTGCCCACGACTCTCGAGTAAACCTCTATTTAGCTTTTGGGCTCTCCtgccataatattaattgacattattttgtcaaatgcttgtCACTCTGCCAGGCAGTACGCGGCAGATAACTATGATGTTTGCTACTAGATCcatcctatataatatatatatatatatatatgatcgTTACCTGCTAGATAacactttattttatactttgaaACGCAAATGATGTCCTTATACGATAGATAAGTAGCAAGTAACCTATTCGTAACTTTACTTgaacattgtgaaacagcccttaaggtttattttttaaatttgaatttttccttaatgttataaaaagtCGTTCTTCAGGTGTAGTAAATAGAATATCTAAATGCGGTGTCCTTCTTTTATAACTTGTCTTCtagctttttaagttttatatcaAAATGTATCCTGCTCAAAATGTAGATAATTTCAATGAAACTCATCGTCATAACTTTGTAATTCTTTATCCAAAAGTTCGAATTCTCCATATCGAAGTCCTGAACTTTTCAAGTTTCCaaaattcaaattgaatatcttgaattattgtattaattttaagcACTGACTTTTCAatcaacattactttatttagaGAGACATTTGACATAATTGTTCTCATCAAAAGACGGCACGGAAGTGATTTGTTTGTCACCAACCCAGGCACCCTTTATGTGACTATTATGTATCCTGTACACAAGCGTAGCTCCTATATTATCCCTATGCTTGGCACGAATAGTGTGTATTTAGCCTTATTATTTATGAGTTAGGCTCAAAGACTCAATGAGAAGTAAAATAGGTATCTTTCTCATAGTCTTTTTTTTGGAATACCAGTCTGAGATTAGGTACTTCACAAAAAATTTCTGATGAAGTAACCAAGCACcctttgaataaaaaattaaacgccaatgtttaaaagttcgtTTCATTTGTGAGTCCTCGAATCTTTATCGACGGCGCGTCTCATAAAAGTACCTGAAACAATTTTCTATTTGATAcaagcaaattatattaattattcgaATGGATACCTATCCATTCGAATAACGTACCTACGTTTCTGTCTTTTTCTGACAGATCTTTCTGTTTTAAGTGTATCGCAAATATACGCTCGTTGGAAACTTGAGGAAGAGGAGCACAGAACCGATAGTCAACCAATTAAAAACACGAGCAAAGTCCAGTTTGATGACCATTACGCAATTCCACTGGAGCCAAAAGAAGCTGCCTTACTTACTGCGGGGTTTTTGGATAGCTTATTTGAAATTGAGGTAATTTTGTCACTGCTTTCTAAGAGGAACaggtaaattattatagttttttttttattattatagattttttaaattaaataagaacgAGTAGAAAAAACAAGTTGATTTCAAAAAGGAGCTGATTTTCAACTTAACCGCGATGGGATGTACctaattttgatttcaatttcCATGTAATAGAGTACCACTTCGACGACCgaatagccgaatggttagtgaccctgactataATGCTcggggtcccgggttcgaatcccggtaggtgtaattcatcatcattttttatttgtatttatgtaagtttaagtatgtttattgtattaaatatatcgttgtcttgtacccatagcacaggctatgcctagtttggggcaagataatttgtgtaaaagtgtgtcaatattattattattattatattatgtatttggcTTTGGTAATAAATTTTGAAGGTAATTAAGTCTAGTTAACGAGTTAAAGTTTCACAAACTGGTACACTCTACTTGTGATTGATCCAAGCGTTATAGAAcgttgtttacaaatttattgatttttggaTTTGAAGATCTAAATGCagataataatagaaaatagaAGTCTATAGACATACATTTTAAAGAATAATGGCAAGAAATAAAGGCTTTATATGACATATGGTAACTGACAAAAGTttgtgataatatatttaagacTATGGTATTAGCGTAACAGATTTTAGGTCATATTTGATGTAAGTGTATCAATTTGTAGTATTGTCTTATAAGTGGCTGTGCTTGATACCTATCATAAcgcaagaattattttgtgggTACTATACCTTAAATATTAGGTAAATGTATGAGTATGTGATGTTCTCTTAGTAAAATAACGACATGCAGTGGCATGTCCTGGAATGGACGGATATATGGAAGTATCCATTGCTTTTTATGTACCTCACTTTATAACTCCACGAGTTAGAACAGGAATGGAATCTTATTTGCAAACAATACCAGCCTGACTCTTTTTAATTTGCTTGGACTATACGGAACGCAAACTAGCACTCAAAGCATCCATTTgtttaatgaattataataagatatttttttcaatacagATTAGGGGCATTCATTCTGAAACATCAAAGGTCAGAAATTGGAAACTATTTGGACAagaaaaaattgatttttcCATATCAACCGCAATACCAGTCAATAAAGAAGAATTATTCGATTTTCCTATTGCTGTTACGAAAATCGATGCAAGCTCGCTTGCAAAGGGCTTGAATGGCCTAGTACGCGGAGATTTTCCCTTATATCCACCAGAAAACACAGTTTGTAGCTTAGGCCGAGAACGCATTTGCACAAACGATATAAACGCAATACGCACACCAATAAAAGCTAACGTAATTGTCCAACCGTCTATCATTTTACGAGCTCAAATGACGCTGGAAGTTACAATGGGGTTTGTTGGATGTAAGCCAAAAGAATTAATTCCCAGTTTCTCCCGATTATACTGCCTTGTTGACGACACGGATACGGTTTCGGCATTGCTTCGAAAAATAactgaaattaataatgaagtAGTATTGAATATGAATAGAGATTGCCTATTGACTGGTTTCGTTGTGGACACAGGAGACAaggcattattttatattgaggGTCAGAGACACGGGCCGATATTAAAGATTTGGCATATGGTGGAGGATTTTTACAGTAAATTGAAGCCACTTTTTTCCTCATCGCACAATTACGCTTCGAGGCTATATCCtggtaaatttaattaaatattcgcaatctatcaaatatttagcaatttattatgtaagtttTTACGAAGCATTTTACTAACGGGAACAGTATGGGAAAATCCTATTCGAGGGTCAAGCCACTCTTGTAAGCCAGTACATTTGTTTACTAGAGGAAGAACTGTATGACGGAAATTTTGTTTCAGATATGGTGCAAGCACCGATGCCATACAATGTGCTAAAGATGTATGTCCCTTTAGGAGTTCTACTGGCATGTCCACCGGTTTATGTCCGGCCAACATTGCCTTTACCGGCACGCTCGGTATAATAATTACTCGTATATTTATACAAGCGTCCGCGACTCCCCCGCGTTAATTTAGTCTACATGGTAATCTGACCCTTTAAGCAGTGATTCATTACAATTTGATTCGATTTTATTTTGCATGGAAACctaattaaattcaaaaatatgtcCTTATAATATGGGCTTTTGCTACGCTGTACATtccttgttatatttttttaaaatggcTGTAAAATTAAGCATCAAGTGACTCTTTCCAATATTCAAAATCGATATTTGCGATTTGTttgctaattatttttttactgtccTCGTAGCATTATAGCACTCAGGGTAAAGTAAAATGCTTA
Above is a genomic segment from Leptidea sinapis chromosome 35, ilLepSina1.1, whole genome shotgun sequence containing:
- the LOC126975347 gene encoding uncharacterized protein LOC126975347; the encoded protein is MKHIPISHLDGQFDTPSVVTDARHQAAIIYNVQDLILNKIVPDDNDPEPEVQVKVTRNGRQSMIAKDKKKADLPKGKFEMKLTGNTILAGVGRITKFETVGERPTELGEVIILLSSSNLPAVDDTPIVFVNIEHLNDIPIEDFKKAGVSQIYARWKLEEEEHRTDSQPIKNTSKVQFDDHYAIPLEPKEAALLTAGFLDSLFEIEIRGIHSETSKVRNWKLFGQEKIDFSISTAIPVNKEELFDFPIAVTKIDASSLAKGLNGLVRGDFPLYPPENTVCSLGRERICTNDINAIRTPIKANVIVQPSIILRAQMTLEVTMGFVGCKPKELIPSFSRLYCLVDDTDTVSALLRKITEINNEVVLNMNRDCLLTGFVVDTGDKALFYIEGQRHGPILKIWHMVEDFYSKLKPLFSSSHNYASRLYPGITQIGLFGGQQFKRKSLQAGYADM